The Bacteroidales bacterium genome segment ATTATTTACTCATTTATCTTTAATCTTTTTGCATGTATAATGGGGATATTAATTTCTTGGTGGCTGAATATTCCTTCCGGCGCGTCAATAATTTTCGTACTTACAATTATTGCATTGCTTGTTAGATTATTAAAACCTAAAAGAAATTAAAAGATTTGTATTGAACTTTTAATTCATTGAAAAAAATACATTCAAAATTATCGGTTTTGCTATAATTCTAACCTTGAGGATTATAAATTAGAATTACATTCCCAACATTATTATCTCATTGATTGAATCAATATATTCAGATTGTTTGAGAAAAGTTTTACGGCAATTGCAAGCAAGATAATTCCGAAGAACTTTCTGAGTATGTAAATTCCCGATTTGCCGAGAACTCTTTCAACAACAGAAACGTATCTTAAAACAATCCAAACATAAACCATATTTAGTCCTAATGCAATTATAATATTAATCATATGGTATTCGGCACGAAGCGATAGGAGAGTAGTAATAGTTCCGGTGCCGGCTATAAGAGGAAATACGAGCGGGACAATCGTTGCGGATTCCGTTGGTCCTTGGGTTTTGAAAATC includes the following:
- a CDS encoding MarC family protein, giving the protein MFNKIDFLQILSAFMVLFAIIDITGSIPIIINMKNKGKEIHPWRVSIISFFVLIIFLIAGEGLLKLFHVDISSFAIAGALIIFVLAAEMIFDVEIFKTQGPTESATIVPLVFPLIAGTGTITTLLSLRAEYHMINIIIALGLNMVYVWIVLRYVSVVERVLGKSGIYILRKFFGIILLAIAVKLFSNNLNILIQSMR